The Lysobacter enzymogenes DNA segment CCATAGTCATCAGATTAGCTCCGGCAGCTTCTCATCGGCGCGGGGGAACACCGCCCGCCAAGAGCGGACCTCCCGCCTAGCGCGATACAGATTCCAGGCCTTGAAGCACGCGTGGATCTGGACGCCGTCGCGGATCGCTCGGCCCTGCATACGGGATTCCATGAATTTGTTGCGCAGGTGATAGATCGACTCGGTCATCGACAGTTCCCCGCCAGTGAACAACGCCGCGAGGAAGTCCTCGGCGTCATCCTGATCGATCTGAGCAAATCGCCAATGCAGAAACATCGCCTTGGCATGCGTGATCGGCGGATAGCGTTTGGAAAGCAGGGCGGCATATCGGCTCGCAGGCTGCACGTACGGATGCTGCTTCCAGAAGTCCAGTTGTGCCTGGTTCGTCGGACGCGCCGAACTGTGTGGCGGCAGACCGCGGCTGTAATTCACAATCATCGGCAGCGCTGCGGCGGCGGTCCGGGCTTCGCTGAGCGAGATGCCGTCGATGGTCAAAATGTCGGAGCCGGTTCGTTGCCGGCCGGTATCGATCACGTCGAACGATCCGTCCTCCAACCCGGTATTCACGACGACATCGATGGTGGCGTCCGCTTCCACAATCGCAGAGAGTCGATGCTGTCCGTCCAGCAGGCGACCGGTCCTACTGAACTTGATCGACTCGCCGGTGCTCTTCCAGTGCCCACCCAGCATGTCGTTGGCGTACTGCGTAACCGCCTTGAAGCGGATGGGGCGATTGTTGCTATTCCGATGCAGCCACGCCGACGCGACGGCGGCATTGACCAAGACCACCTCGATCGAGCAGCGTTCGCGAGTGGGCAGTGCGATGGCCTCGGCTTCGGACTCGATCGTGATGGGCAAGGTGTGGACGTTCTGACTCATGGGAAGTCCTTAGTGGTGGGTGGTGGGGATGGACAAGGTCCAGCAGCGGTCCTGCCAGGCGCAGCCACGACACGTTTGGTGGGTCGGTGTCGTGCTGATTCGGGGGAGAAGTTCGGCGGCGTCGCAGGCACGCAAGATTTCGACGGCGCGATCGGACGCGCGCTGGGCCAGGCCGCGATCGAAGACCACGCGCTCCGCGTAGATCGACATGTCGTCGGCGCAAATAGCGGTAAACAGCGCCGGATGTTCGTGCAGCCCGAGATAGGCCTGATACAGCGCGATCTGGGTGGCGTACACCGGCCGGCTCAACGCCAGCCGTTTGCGTTGCAGTTCGCGGTAGGTCTTCGTGCCGACGGCCTTGTTCTCCCACAACATGGGATAGCGGAAGCCGTCAGGGCCACCGACGATGACGCCGTCGATATGACCGCGCACTCGGCCGCCCGCCGTCTCGAACCCGAACTGCTGGCCGGCCTCATCGTGGGTCCGCAGGTCGAAGCCGGCCACACGCAGCCAGTCGGCCATCCAATCTTCCATCTGGTGGCCGCGCTGGAAGACGCGCAACAGTCGGCCCGGGAAGTGGCGTCCACAATCCTTGGCCGCGTCGAAGAACTGGAACTGCAGGCGGCGGCTGCACTCCTCTCCCAGGCTGGAAGCGCCTAGGTATTCACGCGCGGGCCGCGTGGCGGCGTCGCGCTCCATCGCGGCGTCGATCAACGCCGTCAGCTGCTCCGACAGGTCGTGCGAGTTGAAATCAAGCATGACGTCGCTCGAATAGGTGGCCAATGCCAGAATTTTTCTGGCGTGCCATTTCTCAAAAGGGGATCGGATCGTCGAAGGGTCGGTCCGGATCGAGCGGCGGCACGGGCTTGTTTCGTGGATCAGCCTGCTCGCGAAGCGTGGACTCGTACGCCATCGTCACGGCCTCGACCACTTCGGTGGCTTGCACTTGCGTGTACTGCGCCAGCGGCACGTCGAAGCCGACGCGCTCGGCGACTTGCGCCAGCGCGGATAGGCAAGCGCGCTGGGCTTCATGGGACAAAGGGTGTGGCACGGGCAAAAGCTCCTCCACCGCGCTCGGATTCGTCCGAGC contains these protein-coding regions:
- a CDS encoding DUF6511 domain-containing protein encodes the protein MDLRRRIADPRRTPYRWAFCSTACQNAFHQLYATRARTNPSAVEELLPVPHPLSHEAQRACLSALAQVAERVGFDVPLAQYTQVQATEVVEAVTMAYESTLREQADPRNKPVPPLDPDRPFDDPIPF
- a CDS encoding PD-(D/E)XK nuclease family protein; this encodes MATYSSDVMLDFNSHDLSEQLTALIDAAMERDAATRPAREYLGASSLGEECSRRLQFQFFDAAKDCGRHFPGRLLRVFQRGHQMEDWMADWLRVAGFDLRTHDEAGQQFGFETAGGRVRGHIDGVIVGGPDGFRYPMLWENKAVGTKTYRELQRKRLALSRPVYATQIALYQAYLGLHEHPALFTAICADDMSIYAERVVFDRGLAQRASDRAVEILRACDAAELLPRISTTPTHQTCRGCAWQDRCWTLSIPTTHH